The following proteins are co-located in the Paenibacillus sp. JNUCC32 genome:
- a CDS encoding GNAT family N-acetyltransferase, producing MLVYEAGPITVRELEEKDETSLASWLSNPDVLQYYEGRDNPHDVERVREHFYVDDDETRCIIEYEGKPIGYIQFYLLDEDTLGEYGYDGNDAVGRTFATDQFIGEPDYWNRGIGTKLMTSMVDYLVFQRQADRIVMDPQAWNERAIACYEKCGFRKVRLLEKHERHEGELRDCWIMEYRTERGRSGPSR from the coding sequence ATGCTGGTATATGAGGCAGGGCCGATTACGGTTCGCGAGCTGGAGGAGAAAGATGAAACGTCCTTAGCTTCTTGGCTGTCCAATCCGGATGTGCTGCAGTATTACGAGGGACGGGACAATCCTCACGACGTGGAGCGGGTGCGGGAGCATTTCTATGTGGATGATGATGAGACTCGCTGCATTATCGAATATGAGGGGAAACCGATCGGGTATATCCAGTTCTATCTTCTCGATGAAGATACGTTAGGCGAGTATGGGTATGACGGGAACGATGCGGTCGGCAGAACATTCGCCACGGATCAATTCATCGGGGAGCCGGATTATTGGAATCGAGGCATCGGTACGAAGCTTATGACTTCCATGGTGGATTACCTCGTGTTTCAGAGGCAGGCCGACCGAATCGTGATGGACCCGCAGGCTTGGAATGAACGGGCCATCGCTTGTTACGAGAAGTGCGGCTTTCGGAAGGTCAGGCTGCTGGAGAAGCATGAACGGCATGAAGGAGAGCTGCGGGACTGCTGGATTATGGAGTATCGGACGGAGCGCGGCAGATCCGGTCCGAGTCGATGA